A single Syntrophorhabdus sp. DNA region contains:
- a CDS encoding CpsD/CapB family tyrosine-protein kinase translates to MSRIYDALENYREAEGVPLEPEPSPPAAVPRVEGTNGSRAGMELEMSTLYQTITAALPGKGHRSVLFVGSRSSEGTSTIAREFSKTVASRMEKEVVLVDCDGSYNGLVYPEMDPDLKLDASLAAGQIEKALCPVDGTSLCILPLFRLSDPTGPQVIDFGNGGGFWDLLKERFELIVVDFPPAMMYTSGPSIIPLVDGVIIVVEAEKTRWQVALSVKEKVIKNGGTVLGVVFNKQQHYIPQCIYNYL, encoded by the coding sequence ATGAGCAGGATCTATGACGCATTGGAGAATTATCGGGAAGCGGAGGGGGTACCCCTTGAGCCCGAGCCTTCCCCCCCGGCGGCCGTCCCGCGTGTCGAAGGGACGAACGGCAGCAGGGCGGGCATGGAGCTTGAGATGAGCACCCTCTATCAGACGATCACCGCGGCCCTCCCGGGCAAGGGGCATCGTTCCGTCCTTTTTGTGGGGTCCCGTTCGAGCGAGGGGACTTCCACGATCGCCCGCGAGTTCTCGAAGACTGTGGCGTCGCGGATGGAGAAAGAGGTCGTACTCGTCGACTGCGATGGAAGCTACAACGGACTTGTCTATCCGGAAATGGACCCTGACCTCAAGCTGGACGCAAGCCTCGCGGCAGGGCAGATCGAGAAGGCCCTGTGCCCGGTGGACGGGACCAGTCTGTGCATACTGCCTCTCTTTCGCCTGTCCGACCCGACGGGGCCGCAGGTGATCGACTTCGGCAACGGCGGGGGGTTCTGGGACCTTCTCAAGGAGAGGTTCGAACTCATCGTGGTGGATTTCCCGCCGGCGATGATGTATACGAGCGGGCCCTCGATCATCCCTCTTGTCGACGGGGTGATCATCGTGGTGGAGGCGGAGAAGACACGGTGGCAGGTGGCGCTGAGCGTAAAGGAAAAGGTCATCAAGAACGGCGGGACCGTTCTCGGCGTCGTCTTCAACAAGCAGCAGCACTACATTCCCCAGTGCATCTACAACTACCTGTAA
- a CDS encoding sugar transferase, whose product MEKYLHPETGAPYHPTVQGYFPAGRVEVRRGPDPLETAVEDGRNERRPQADAEVPLGFPRYRWLLLLGDVVLISLAIIAAVGLRVGFGGRALLHYSIGPISTLVLYPLALYIFDLYNVERVFRSWETTFRSAIAVTLGTLLAVCVFYAVPLGSYGRGVMVIEASLAWYFLNLWRWSYGIVFQKTGPKVPTLILGAGFCGRTICRLLKSPLSPYEVKGFLDDNLDEVDTERYPAIMGGSDQLLNVAAGTGAHTVILAIPKNRSVRLIRTILDARLKGIDVRDMADVYEALTGRIPVRGIADQWLLFAEGFYLLRADFAQKLKRLIDFLASGIILFFMSPVIALAVIAIKLDSPGPVFYTQQRVGKDRQVFTIYKFRSMESGSEKAGARWAAEKDPRVTRVGKLLRLTHIDELPQIWNIFKGDMSLVGPRPERPEFVDTLEDELPYYYVRHTVKPGLTGWAQINYRYGASVEDAHIKLEYDLYYVKNMSVFLDLKILLRTVGVVLLKDGAR is encoded by the coding sequence ATGGAAAAATACCTGCACCCCGAAACCGGGGCTCCCTACCACCCGACGGTCCAGGGATACTTTCCTGCGGGCCGCGTCGAGGTGCGCCGCGGCCCGGACCCCCTCGAAACCGCCGTAGAGGACGGACGGAACGAGAGGAGGCCGCAGGCCGATGCGGAGGTGCCGCTGGGGTTTCCCCGGTACCGCTGGCTTTTGCTTCTCGGCGATGTCGTTCTCATCTCGCTGGCCATCATCGCGGCCGTCGGGCTCAGGGTGGGTTTCGGGGGCAGGGCCCTTCTCCACTATTCCATTGGACCCATCTCCACCCTCGTGTTGTACCCGCTGGCCCTCTATATCTTCGACCTCTACAATGTGGAGCGCGTATTCCGTTCCTGGGAGACGACCTTTCGCAGCGCCATAGCGGTGACCCTCGGGACCCTGCTTGCCGTCTGCGTCTTCTACGCTGTCCCCTTAGGCTCCTATGGCAGGGGCGTCATGGTCATCGAGGCTTCTCTCGCGTGGTACTTCCTCAATCTCTGGCGCTGGAGCTACGGGATCGTTTTCCAGAAGACGGGCCCGAAGGTCCCGACACTGATACTCGGGGCCGGGTTTTGCGGCAGGACCATCTGCAGATTGCTCAAGTCACCCCTGTCGCCGTACGAAGTGAAGGGGTTCCTCGACGACAACCTCGACGAGGTCGACACTGAAAGATACCCGGCCATAATGGGCGGGAGCGACCAACTCCTTAACGTTGCCGCCGGTACGGGGGCGCACACGGTCATCCTCGCGATACCGAAGAACCGGTCTGTGCGATTGATACGCACCATACTCGACGCCCGTCTCAAGGGGATCGATGTGCGCGACATGGCCGATGTCTACGAGGCTCTGACGGGTCGGATCCCGGTGCGCGGCATCGCCGACCAGTGGCTTCTCTTCGCGGAGGGCTTCTATCTCCTCCGCGCCGACTTCGCGCAGAAGCTCAAGCGCCTCATCGATTTTCTCGCATCGGGGATCATCCTCTTCTTCATGAGTCCCGTTATAGCCCTTGCCGTCATTGCCATCAAGCTCGACTCTCCCGGCCCCGTCTTCTACACCCAGCAAAGGGTGGGAAAGGACAGACAGGTGTTCACGATCTACAAGTTCCGGTCCATGGAGTCGGGGTCCGAGAAGGCCGGAGCGCGATGGGCAGCGGAGAAGGACCCACGGGTCACACGGGTGGGCAAACTCCTGCGCCTCACCCACATCGATGAGCTCCCCCAGATCTGGAACATCTTCAAGGGGGATATGAGCCTCGTGGGACCTCGCCCGGAGCGGCCCGAGTTCGTCGATACCCTCGAAGACGAGCTGCCCTATTACTATGTGCGTCACACCGTGAAGCCCGGGCTGACGGGATGGGCACAGATAAACTACCGGTACGGGGCGTCGGTGGAAGACGCGCATATCAAGCTCGAATACGATCTTTACTATGTCAAGAACATGTCCGTCTTCCTGGACCTCAAGATCCTCCTGCGCACCGTTGGTGTGGTCCTCCTGAAGGACGGGGCGCGATAG
- a CDS encoding AAA family ATPase encodes MYLNFYNLRKQPFHITPDPEFLYLSPSHKEALAAIIYGIEEKKGFVAIVGAVGVGKTTILRSYLEKADKKRLKIVYVFNPRLSFEGLMKTIYQELELPVETSDVVEMTNRLYEVLIEEYRAGNTIVLVVDEAQNMPVDTLENLRMLSNLETSRDKLIQIVLVGQPEFEEELQQHRLRQLRQRLAIRSTILPLTEHESMEYIRYRLEKAGVSPSAVFTPASIKAIVKKAKGIPRVMNVLCDNALITGFGYRRKPVTRGIAREIIRDFDGLKWPSAGRWWFPALSALTVALIAMAWFLPNQETVFGKIRTLAYVEQNKESARVATIVPPPPAAVTGEAPPPSAAAPQQEAPPADENPPSADARPGAGAALPSVVEKRSEAVKKSIAHGDTLIKLSREVYGRSDERTLRLIQKNNPQVVNPDVIHAGGMLTFPLLSEEGEGTGR; translated from the coding sequence ATGTATCTCAACTTTTACAATCTCCGGAAGCAGCCCTTCCATATCACGCCGGACCCCGAGTTCCTCTATCTCAGTCCGAGTCACAAGGAGGCGCTTGCGGCCATCATTTACGGCATAGAGGAGAAGAAGGGCTTTGTCGCAATTGTCGGTGCTGTCGGTGTCGGAAAGACGACGATACTGCGGTCCTATCTCGAGAAGGCCGACAAGAAGCGCCTGAAGATCGTCTATGTCTTCAATCCCAGGCTCAGCTTCGAGGGGCTCATGAAAACGATCTACCAGGAGCTGGAACTCCCCGTGGAGACGAGCGATGTCGTGGAGATGACCAATCGGCTGTATGAGGTCCTCATAGAGGAATACAGAGCGGGGAACACGATCGTCCTTGTTGTCGACGAGGCGCAGAACATGCCCGTCGACACCCTGGAGAACCTGCGCATGCTCTCCAACCTCGAGACATCGAGGGACAAGCTCATCCAGATAGTCCTCGTGGGGCAGCCCGAGTTCGAGGAGGAGCTGCAGCAGCACAGACTGAGACAGCTCAGGCAGCGCCTCGCCATCAGGTCGACGATCCTGCCCCTCACGGAGCACGAGAGCATGGAGTACATCCGGTACAGGCTCGAGAAAGCCGGTGTGTCGCCGTCGGCGGTCTTCACCCCGGCCTCGATCAAGGCCATTGTCAAAAAGGCGAAGGGTATTCCGCGGGTCATGAACGTCCTGTGCGACAACGCGCTCATCACCGGTTTCGGCTATCGCAGAAAACCTGTGACCCGGGGAATCGCACGGGAGATCATACGCGATTTCGACGGGTTGAAATGGCCCTCCGCCGGACGGTGGTGGTTTCCCGCCCTCTCGGCCCTGACGGTGGCGCTCATCGCGATGGCATGGTTCCTGCCGAACCAGGAGACCGTGTTCGGCAAGATACGGACCCTCGCTTACGTGGAGCAGAACAAGGAGAGCGCCCGGGTGGCCACGATCGTTCCGCCGCCGCCGGCCGCGGTAACGGGTGAGGCGCCACCGCCGTCCGCCGCCGCCCCGCAGCAGGAGGCACCCCCCGCAGATGAGAACCCGCCGTCGGCGGATGCCAGGCCGGGCGCTGGTGCCGCGCTCCCGTCGGTCGTGGAGAAAAGGAGCGAGGCGGTAAAGAAATCAATAGCGCACGGAGATACCCTTATCAAGCTGTCGAGAGAGGTGTATGGAAGATCCGACGAGAGGACCCTCCGGCTGATCCAGAAGAACAATCCTCAGGTTGTGAACCCGGATGTCATCCATGCCGGCGGCATGCTGACCTTTCCCCTCCTGTCCGAGGAGGGTGAAGGTACCGGCCGGTAA